One Epinephelus lanceolatus isolate andai-2023 chromosome 17, ASM4190304v1, whole genome shotgun sequence genomic window carries:
- the LOC117268645 gene encoding NLR family CARD domain-containing protein 3-like isoform X9, whose product MKSDQSKDFVFDFKDGLPSSDLLVDQESSEVPSGQSAQQHQTHLDSIFMLLEENIVTFVKNELKKIQKVLSSDYPECSESQREDEEVLDGEDEEQRRISREAFVKITLNFLRKMKQEELADCLQSRSYSAACQRKLKSNLQKKFQCVFEGIAKAGNPTLLNQIYTELYITEGGTAEVNDEHEVRQIETASRKPDRPETTIRQEDIFKASPGRDEPIKTVITKGVAGIGKTVLTQKFTLDWAEDKANQDIQLTFPFTFRELNVLKEKKYSLVELVHHFFTETKEAGICRFEEFQVVFIFDGLDECRLPLDFHNNEILTDVTESTSVDVLLTNLIRGKLLPSARLWITTRPAAANQIPPECVDMVTEVRGFTDPQKEEYFRKRFRDEEQASRIISHIKTSRSLHIMCHIPVFCWITATVLEDVMKTREEGELPKTLTEMYIHFLVVQTKVKNIKYDGGAETDPHWNRKSRKMIESLGKLAFDQLQKGNLIFYESDLTECGIDIRAASLYSGVFTQIFKEERGLYQDKVFCFVHLSVQEFLAALHVHLTFIKSGVNLMAEQQTTSLWSKVFRDKQNLNYLHQSAVDKALQSPNGHLDLFLRYLLGLSLQTNQKHLRGLLTQTGSSSQTNQETVQYIKKMINEDLSAERSINLFHCLNELNDRSLVEEIQQSLSSGRLSTDKLSPAHWSALVFILLSSEEDLDVFDLKKYSASEEALLRLLPVVKASNKALLSGCNLSQRSCEALSSVLSSQSSSLRHLDLSDNDLKDSGVNLLSDGLKNSHCTLETLRLSVCDLSERSCEALSSVLSSQSSSLRHLDLSNNNLKDSGVNLLSDGLKSSHCTLETLRVKPGGVRWLRPGLRKYSCELTIDTNTVNRHLKLSDNNRKVTRVKEDQSYPDHPDRFDGWPQLLCKTGLTGRCYWEVECRGGVYISVSYRGISRRGNRADCVFGRNDQSWSLSCFNGDYSVWHNNRKTHISSSSSSSSSSSVSGRVAVYVDCPAGTLSFFRVSSDSLIHLHTFNTTFTEPLYPGFWLWSPGSSVSLCSL is encoded by the exons atgAAGAGTGATCAGTCAAAAGACTTTGTGTTTGACTTCAAAGATGGACTCCCTTCTTCTGACCTGCT AGTGGACCAGGAGAGCTCAGAGGTTCCCAGTGGTCAGTCTGCCcagcagcatcaaacacacctggactcCATATTTATG ctgctggaggagaacaTCGTCACTTTTGTGAAGAACGAGCTGAAGAAGATCCAGAAGGTTCTGAGTTCAGATTACCCAGAATGCTCAGAGAGTCagagggaggatgaggaggtgtTGGATGGTGAGGatgaagagcagaggaggatcaGCAGAGAGGCATTTGTGAAGATCACACTGAACTTCCTGAGGAAAAtgaagcaggaggagctggctgactGTCTGCAGAGCA GAAGTTATTCTGCAGCCTGTCAGCGTAAACTCAAATCTAACCTGCAGAAGaagttccagtgtgtgtttgaggggatCGCTAAAGCAGGAAACCCAACCCTTCTGAATCAGATctacacagagctctacatcacagagggagggactgCAGAGGTCAATGATGAACATGAGGTCAGACAGATTGAAACAGCATCCAGGAAACCAGACAGACCAGAAACAACAATCAGACAAGAAGACATCTTTAAAGCCTCACCTGGAAGAGATGAACCAATCAAAACAGTGATTACAAAGGGAGTGGCTGGCATTGGGAAAACAGTCTTAACGCAGAAGTTCACTCTGGACTGGGCTGAAGACAAAGCCAACCAGGACATACAGTTGACATTTCCATTCACTTTCAGAGAGCTGaatgtgctgaaagagaaaaagtacagcttggtggaacttgttcatcacttctttacTGAAACCAAGGAAGCAGGAATCTGCAGGTTTGAAGAGTTCCAGGTTGTGTTCATCTTTGACGGTCTGGATGAGTGTCGACTTCCTCTGGACTTCCACAACAACGAGATCCTGACTGATGTTACAGAGTCCACCTCAGTGGATGTGCTGCTGACAAACCtcatcagggggaaactgcttccctctgctcgcctctggataaccacacgacctgcagcagccaatcagatccctcCTGAGTGTGTTGACATGGTGACGGAGGTCAGAGGGTTCACTGACCCACAGAAGGAGGAGTACTTCAGGAAGAGAttcagagatgaggagcaggccAGCAGAATCATCTCTCACATCAAGACATCACGAAGCCTCCACATCATGTGCCACatcccagtcttctgctggatcactgctacagttctggaggatgtgatgaagaccagagaggaaggagagctgCCCAAGACCCTGACTGAGATGTACATCCACTTCCTGGTGGTTCAGACCAAAGTGAAGAACATCAAgtatgatggaggagctgagacagATCCACACTGGAATAGAAAGAGCAGGAAGATGATTGAGTCTCTGGGAAAACTGGCTTTTGATCAGCTGCAGAAAGGCAACCTGATCTTCTATGAATCAGACCTGACAGAGTGTGGCATTGATATCAGAGCAGCCTCACTGTACTcaggagtgttcacacagatctttaaagaggagagaggactgtaccagGACAAGGTGTTCTGCTTCGTCCATCTGAGTGTTCAGGAGTTTCTGGCTGCTCTTCATGTCCATCTGACCTTCATCAAGTCTGGAGTCAATCTGATGgcagaacaacaaacaacatcccTGTGGTCTAAAGtcttcagagacaaacagaatcTGAACTATCTCCACCAGAGTGCTGTGGACAAGGCCTTGCAGAGTCCAAATGGACACCTGGACTTGTTCCTCCGGTACCTCCTGGGTCTTTCACTGCAGACCAATCAGAAACACCTACGAGGTCTgctgacacagacaggaagtagctCACAGACCAATCAGGAAACAGTCCAGTACATCAAGAAGATGATCAACGAGGATCTGTCTGCTGAGAGAAGCATCAATCTGTTCCACTgtctgaatgaactgaatgatcGTTCTCTAGTGGAGGAAATCCAACAGTCCCTGAGTTCAGGACGTCTCTCCACAGATAAACTGTCTCCTGCTCACTGGTCAGCTCTGGTCTTCATCTTACTGTCATCAGAAGAAGATCTGGACGTGTTTGACCTGAAGAAATACTCTGCTTCAGAGGAGGCTcttctgaggctgctgccagtgGTCAAAGCCTCCAACAAAGCTCT ACTGAGTGGTTGTAACCTCTCACAGAGAAGTtgtgaagctctgtcctcagttctcagctcccagtcctccagtctgagaCATCTGGACCTGAGTGACAACGACCTgaaggattcaggagtgaaccttctgtctgatggactgaagaattcacactgtacactggaaactctcag GCTGAGTGTCTGTGACCtgtcagagagaagctgtgaagctctgtcctcagttctcagctcccagtcctccagtctgagacacctggacctgagtaacaacaacctgaaggattcaggagtgaacCTTCTGTCTGATGGATTGaagagttcacactgtacactggaaactctcag GGTGAAGCCTGGTGGAGTCCGATGGTTGAGACCAGGTCTgaggaagt ATTCCTGTGAACTCACAAtcgacacaaacacagtgaacagacacctcaaactgtctgacaacaacaggaaGGTGACACGTGTTAAGGAGGATCAGTCATATCCTGATCATCCAGACAGATTTGACGGCTGGCCTCAGCTGCTGTGTAAAACTGGTCTGACTGGTCGCTGTTACTGGGAGGTCGAGTGTAGAGGAGGGGTTTATATATCCGTGAGTTACAGAGGAATCAGcaggagaggaaacagagctgactgtgtgtttggaagGAATGATCAGTCCTGGAGTCTGAGCTGCTTTAATGGTGATTACTCTGTCTGGCACaataacagaaaaacacacatctcctcctcctcctcctcctcctcctcctcctctgtctctggtaGAGTAGCAGTGTATGTGGACTGTCCTGCTGGCACTCTGTCCTTCTTCAGAGTCTCCTCTGACTCACTGATCCACCTCCACACCTTCAACACCACATTCACTGAACCTCTTTATCCTGGGTTTTGGCTCTGgtcacctggttcctcagtgtctctgtgttctctgtaa
- the LOC117268645 gene encoding NLR family CARD domain-containing protein 3-like isoform X8: MKSDQSKDFVFDFKDGLPSSDLLVDQESSEVPSGQSAQQHQTHLDSIFMLLEENIVTFVKNELKKIQKVLSSDYPECSESQREDEEVLDGEDEEQRRISREAFVKITLNFLRKMKQEELADCLQSRSYSAACQRKLKSNLQKKFQCVFEGIAKAGNPTLLNQIYTELYITEGGTAEVNDEHEVRQIETASRKPDRPETTIRQEDIFKASPGRDEPIKTVITKGVAGIGKTVLTQKFTLDWAEDKANQDIQLTFPFTFRELNVLKEKKYSLVELVHHFFTETKEAGICRFEEFQVVFIFDGLDECRLPLDFHNNEILTDVTESTSVDVLLTNLIRGKLLPSARLWITTRPAAANQIPPECVDMVTEVRGFTDPQKEEYFRKRFRDEEQASRIISHIKTSRSLHIMCHIPVFCWITATVLEDVMKTREEGELPKTLTEMYIHFLVVQTKVKNIKYDGGAETDPHWNRKSRKMIESLGKLAFDQLQKGNLIFYESDLTECGIDIRAASLYSGVFTQIFKEERGLYQDKVFCFVHLSVQEFLAALHVHLTFIKSGVNLMAEQQTTSLWSKVFRDKQNLNYLHQSAVDKALQSPNGHLDLFLRYLLGLSLQTNQKHLRGLLTQTGSSSQTNQETVQYIKKMINEDLSAERSINLFHCLNELNDRSLVEEIQQSLSSGRLSTDKLSPAHWSALVFILLSSEEDLDVFDLKKYSASEEALLRLLPVVKASNKALLSGCNLSQRSCEALSSVLSSQSSSLRHLDLSDNDLKDSGVNLLSDGLKNSHCTLETLSVSGCLITEEGCVSLASALSSNPSHLRHLDLSNNSLKDSGVNLLSDGLKSSHCTLETLRLSVCDLSERSCEALSSVLSSQSSSLRHLDLSNNNLKDSGVNLLSDGLKSSHCTLETLRVKPGGVRWLRPGLRKYSCELTIDTNTVNRHLKLSDNNRKVTRVKEDQSYPDHPDRFDGWPQLLCKTGLTGRCYWEVECRGGVYISVSYRGISRRGNRADCVFGRNDQSWSLSCFNGDYSVWHNNRKTHISSSSSSSSSSSVSGRVAVYVDCPAGTLSFFRVSSDSLIHLHTFNTTFTEPLYPGFWLWSPGSSVSLCSL, from the exons atgAAGAGTGATCAGTCAAAAGACTTTGTGTTTGACTTCAAAGATGGACTCCCTTCTTCTGACCTGCT AGTGGACCAGGAGAGCTCAGAGGTTCCCAGTGGTCAGTCTGCCcagcagcatcaaacacacctggactcCATATTTATG ctgctggaggagaacaTCGTCACTTTTGTGAAGAACGAGCTGAAGAAGATCCAGAAGGTTCTGAGTTCAGATTACCCAGAATGCTCAGAGAGTCagagggaggatgaggaggtgtTGGATGGTGAGGatgaagagcagaggaggatcaGCAGAGAGGCATTTGTGAAGATCACACTGAACTTCCTGAGGAAAAtgaagcaggaggagctggctgactGTCTGCAGAGCA GAAGTTATTCTGCAGCCTGTCAGCGTAAACTCAAATCTAACCTGCAGAAGaagttccagtgtgtgtttgaggggatCGCTAAAGCAGGAAACCCAACCCTTCTGAATCAGATctacacagagctctacatcacagagggagggactgCAGAGGTCAATGATGAACATGAGGTCAGACAGATTGAAACAGCATCCAGGAAACCAGACAGACCAGAAACAACAATCAGACAAGAAGACATCTTTAAAGCCTCACCTGGAAGAGATGAACCAATCAAAACAGTGATTACAAAGGGAGTGGCTGGCATTGGGAAAACAGTCTTAACGCAGAAGTTCACTCTGGACTGGGCTGAAGACAAAGCCAACCAGGACATACAGTTGACATTTCCATTCACTTTCAGAGAGCTGaatgtgctgaaagagaaaaagtacagcttggtggaacttgttcatcacttctttacTGAAACCAAGGAAGCAGGAATCTGCAGGTTTGAAGAGTTCCAGGTTGTGTTCATCTTTGACGGTCTGGATGAGTGTCGACTTCCTCTGGACTTCCACAACAACGAGATCCTGACTGATGTTACAGAGTCCACCTCAGTGGATGTGCTGCTGACAAACCtcatcagggggaaactgcttccctctgctcgcctctggataaccacacgacctgcagcagccaatcagatccctcCTGAGTGTGTTGACATGGTGACGGAGGTCAGAGGGTTCACTGACCCACAGAAGGAGGAGTACTTCAGGAAGAGAttcagagatgaggagcaggccAGCAGAATCATCTCTCACATCAAGACATCACGAAGCCTCCACATCATGTGCCACatcccagtcttctgctggatcactgctacagttctggaggatgtgatgaagaccagagaggaaggagagctgCCCAAGACCCTGACTGAGATGTACATCCACTTCCTGGTGGTTCAGACCAAAGTGAAGAACATCAAgtatgatggaggagctgagacagATCCACACTGGAATAGAAAGAGCAGGAAGATGATTGAGTCTCTGGGAAAACTGGCTTTTGATCAGCTGCAGAAAGGCAACCTGATCTTCTATGAATCAGACCTGACAGAGTGTGGCATTGATATCAGAGCAGCCTCACTGTACTcaggagtgttcacacagatctttaaagaggagagaggactgtaccagGACAAGGTGTTCTGCTTCGTCCATCTGAGTGTTCAGGAGTTTCTGGCTGCTCTTCATGTCCATCTGACCTTCATCAAGTCTGGAGTCAATCTGATGgcagaacaacaaacaacatcccTGTGGTCTAAAGtcttcagagacaaacagaatcTGAACTATCTCCACCAGAGTGCTGTGGACAAGGCCTTGCAGAGTCCAAATGGACACCTGGACTTGTTCCTCCGGTACCTCCTGGGTCTTTCACTGCAGACCAATCAGAAACACCTACGAGGTCTgctgacacagacaggaagtagctCACAGACCAATCAGGAAACAGTCCAGTACATCAAGAAGATGATCAACGAGGATCTGTCTGCTGAGAGAAGCATCAATCTGTTCCACTgtctgaatgaactgaatgatcGTTCTCTAGTGGAGGAAATCCAACAGTCCCTGAGTTCAGGACGTCTCTCCACAGATAAACTGTCTCCTGCTCACTGGTCAGCTCTGGTCTTCATCTTACTGTCATCAGAAGAAGATCTGGACGTGTTTGACCTGAAGAAATACTCTGCTTCAGAGGAGGCTcttctgaggctgctgccagtgGTCAAAGCCTCCAACAAAGCTCT ACTGAGTGGTTGTAACCTCTCACAGAGAAGTtgtgaagctctgtcctcagttctcagctcccagtcctccagtctgagaCATCTGGACCTGAGTGACAACGACCTgaaggattcaggagtgaaccttctgtctgatggactgaagaattcacactgtacactggaaactctcag tgtgtcaggctgtctgatcacagaggaaggctgtgtttctctggcctcagctctgagctccaacccctcccatctgagacacctggacctgagtaacaacagcctgaaggattcaggagtgaaccttctgtctgatggactgaagagttcacactgtacactggaaactctcag GCTGAGTGTCTGTGACCtgtcagagagaagctgtgaagctctgtcctcagttctcagctcccagtcctccagtctgagacacctggacctgagtaacaacaacctgaaggattcaggagtgaacCTTCTGTCTGATGGATTGaagagttcacactgtacactggaaactctcag GGTGAAGCCTGGTGGAGTCCGATGGTTGAGACCAGGTCTgaggaagt ATTCCTGTGAACTCACAAtcgacacaaacacagtgaacagacacctcaaactgtctgacaacaacaggaaGGTGACACGTGTTAAGGAGGATCAGTCATATCCTGATCATCCAGACAGATTTGACGGCTGGCCTCAGCTGCTGTGTAAAACTGGTCTGACTGGTCGCTGTTACTGGGAGGTCGAGTGTAGAGGAGGGGTTTATATATCCGTGAGTTACAGAGGAATCAGcaggagaggaaacagagctgactgtgtgtttggaagGAATGATCAGTCCTGGAGTCTGAGCTGCTTTAATGGTGATTACTCTGTCTGGCACaataacagaaaaacacacatctcctcctcctcctcctcctcctcctcctcctctgtctctggtaGAGTAGCAGTGTATGTGGACTGTCCTGCTGGCACTCTGTCCTTCTTCAGAGTCTCCTCTGACTCACTGATCCACCTCCACACCTTCAACACCACATTCACTGAACCTCTTTATCCTGGGTTTTGGCTCTGgtcacctggttcctcagtgtctctgtgttctctgtaa